Proteins from a genomic interval of Diceros bicornis minor isolate mBicDic1 chromosome 34, mDicBic1.mat.cur, whole genome shotgun sequence:
- the LOC131397893 gene encoding vomeronasal type-1 receptor 4-like has translation MIHMAHISSSPAGSSSTEDKCQSRRTDRMAARDLAVGVIFLLQTTFRILGNFFLLYHYLFLYFTGCRTRSTDLIIKSLIVANLLVLLSSGIHYTMSSFEWYHVRSNFGCRFFPYVRAVGRGVSFGNTCLLSVVQAIMISPRNSRWAELQVKALKCIVPTVFLCWILQMLINVIYPMFMTSNRSHKNVTNKKSLGYCSVARHGKTRDSLYAVLLSFPDVFCLGFMIFASGCIVFILRRHKQRLQYIHRTNISSRSSPESRATKTILLLVGTFVFFNTLSSIFHAVLALLNNSNWFLLNVNSVSTLSFPSLSPFLLMSCESSVSRLCFAWIRNTKSPNLMRNM, from the coding sequence ATGATACATATGGCCCACATCTCCTCTTCCCCTGCAGGATCCTCTAGCACAGAAGACAAATGTCAGTCACGGAGAACTGACAGGATGGCCGCCAGGGATTTGGCAGTAGGAGTGATCTTCTTATTACAGACTACATTCAGAATCCTGgggaatttctttcttctttaccattatctcttcctttatttcactGGATGTAGGACAAGGTCCACAGATTTGATTATCAAGAGCCTGATTGTAGCCAACTTATTGGTCTTGTTGTCTAGTGGAATCCACTATACAATGTCATCTTTTGAGTGGTATCATGTCCGCAGTAACTTTGGATGCAGATTTTTCCCCTATGTTCGTGCAGTGGGCAGGGGTGTGTCCTTTGGTAACACCTGcctcttgagtgtggtccaggcCATCATGATCAGCCCCAGGAACTCCAGGTGGGCAGAGCTTCAAGTGAAAGCTCTCAAGTGCATCGTTCCCACAGTTTTCCTGTGCTGGATCCTGCAAATGCTGATAAATGTCATTTATCCTATGTTTATGACTAGCAACAGGAGCCACAAAAATGTTACAAACAAGAAAAGTTTGGGATACTGTTCTGTTGCTCGTCATGGCAAAACCAGAGACTCGTTATATGCAGTGTTGCTGTCCTTCCCTGATGTTTTCTGTTTGGGGTTCATGATCTTCGCCAGTGGCTGCATAGTTTTCATCCTGCGCAGGCACAAGCAGAGGCTCCAATATATTCATAGGACCAACATTTCCTCCAGATCCTCCCCTGAGTCCAGAGCTACCAAAACCATCCTTCTCCtcgtgggcacctttgtcttttttaacactctttcctccatttttcatGCAGTTTTGGCTCTTTTGAATAATTCCAACTGGTTCCTCTTAAATGTCAATTCAGTAAGCACCCTGTCTTTCCCAAGTCTCAGTCCCTTTCTGCTTATGAGCTGTGAATCCAGTGTATCCAGGCTGTGCTTTGCCTGGATAAGAAATACAAAATCCCCTAATCTAATGAGAAATATGTAA